Below is a genomic region from Oryzias melastigma strain HK-1 linkage group LG7, ASM292280v2, whole genome shotgun sequence.
tttttttttNNNNNNNNNNNNNCAAATTGTTGTGTCATTTCACGTCTTTTGACTTTATACAAGATGGAAGAGACcttaaccaaaaacatgattctcCCTCCCCCAACGTTTAAGTCTTAAGGGGTGTGTGTTGCTGTTCGTGAGTATTCCTTTGAAGTACCACCGCGAAACAAATGTTTATAGAAAAGCTTAAAGACTGATGaaaattttaacatgttcttgtagcatttttctcgcGACATACATTaggaaaattcagcttaaatttggtttcttagttttctttattcaaaccgtTGTGAATAAGGAACAAACGAGCAAATGTCCTTTGAAATAGATCatatttgttatgtagaaaatacactaggtgggctacaagctccctgctccactttaTTCTTATACATCTACTTCCAGATAAATAGATCCgtatgtgtctttgttttttctggactgagctggaatctgcctcaaaactgtacagctggatagctcctaTATTGGTCGCCGTTTTTACTGCACCGGTGATGTTAGGttggttgggggtgtgaggggctgtaagctagcgggggaGTGAGTAAACAGACagatgacgggaagtgggggaggGATTGCTCCGCACCAACTATCCCACTAGCAtaccagaggcaaatttctgatgaactactgctgctctgcagaaactatgtccaagaaaacgacagatttattattattattatttcttgcCTAAATACAGCacaatgaaaatagaaaaagagaaGGACTTCAATCTGCAGAGACGCATCCTGAAAGTGATGACAGCAGCAGGTGGAACCAAAAGCTGGTTCAAAATGTTGACTTGTGCATTATTTACTAACAAAATGCTgacagaggcaaatttttaattcctgtttttcctctaaaaaaaagctaattttcttcaaactttttattaatatgaatgtcgttttttatttgattgattcCCTTCTGCTACACCACTGCGGTCACTTGGCTGCCCATGTACAATACAACCTGGTGTCTCACCCTATAGCATAAAGAGTAGTGATGGGAAGTTTCCATTGCCTCTCCAAGGCTTGGCTTCTGATGAGGGACTCAGCGAAGTGGTAGGTCAGTTCACTGGGCTTTCCCATGAGAGCCTCGTACTTCAGCTCCCTCCCTGTTATCTTCTTAAAGATGTTCTCCAGGCAAACAAGAAAGGTTCCATGGCCAAACCTAACAAAAGACGAGAGACGGTTGAAGCTGAGACTTTTTCATTCCTGAATCTGAGAAAAGTGGTTCCTAAAAGCTCACCGTGGAGAATTAGCCTCAGCCATCCACATGAGGTCCATGTTACAGGCCAGAAGGGGGAGGTGGGGCATCACTTGGGATTGGTGTACGCCACTGGGGTTACCGTGAGTCAACAGGACGTCAATGATCAGCTGCAGGTTGGTTTCCCATCGAATAGGCTCCCCAAACAAAACTACAGCTGCATGTGAGAGCGGCAGACATGACGGGATCGTCAACAAATATCCCATTGGGaaagaccattgactgtacatgagaacaggactgagtgacccctccctcctggGGGGGTTCGAACAGGAAGCTGATTCCAAGGCCCAGTCCAAATTCGTCCCTTCTCCCCTTCATTTGAAGGgtcatttttagtgcaagtgtgtccgggatatttttttatattatttcacCCTCCAAGTCCTCCGTCACTAGGGTAAACAGCATAGCGCTGAGAaacgcttttcttcacatggatgcgctctgaaccactcaagtttatatttaaatgtcagtaatgactttttgttgtatcatgaccttttaaagttataaaaccgctgttgttctCTATATATTTGAGTGCTGTTAGCTCCGCGCTAAAGCTAACAGACCAGCGATTATTGAAAATGTCATCAACTGAAAGTGACAtctgaattatgagacactatttttcaaaACTCTCTGTTTGGAAGGCTAAATGAGggaaaagggaagaatttggattcggccaaagaagccaaaattccattGACTTCTATAGAAAGAAAccttcaaaacatttgaccaaCCAAACAGACAACTTGTGGCTCCAACATGACTGCATccatatcacaaaaacatgGCGACTAAATCGGCTTAATTTATTTGGAGGCCATTTTCTATGGCTCTGTCCAGTTCACCTACACAGTTAATGGATAAAACATTAGAGAAGCAATTTCTCACCTTCAACTTTAGGAAGATTGATTACAGAGTTGGTCTGAAAAGAGATATGTGAAATTAACATGACAGGAACACAAAATGTGAATATCATCCAACGATAGCATCAGACAGTGAAGTCTTACCGGAAGTTTGGGTCTCCTGTTGTGATCCACCATGTCCAGCAGTGGGTACGACTCCCTCAGCATGTCGATGCTGATTACATTCTTAAAGCCAACACTGAGAATGGACCATGAAGACGTTTTTTAGAGGAGAaatcaaaaggttaaaaacttagaaagcaacagaaaaagaaCACTCTGGAATTACTTTGTAGCAATATCCAGGACGGGGCCCTGTCCGGACACCAAAACACATTTGTCGTGGAACTTTTTCAGCATTCTCAAAGGACTGTGGGACATGACGACTTGCTCTTGATTAATCTGAAAATTCAAAGAATGAAGGGGAACTGATGAGactagattgaaaaaaaaaatgaaaataaaagctatCTAAACAAAATTTGAAACAATTGCAGACGTTTCATGATGTCTTTAAATTCGGCCAACAAAGCCTTCACTGTTTGACATTACTTGCAGTATTAATCTCCAACAGAGCTGTTCTGGGTAATCTTTTATTACTCGATGATGTAATCCCTTGGTGACCCTTAACGGGAGGAGTTTCAGACAACTCTTCTTTGTGTGGCTtcagtttattgattttttttgaggggtggggtgtgtgtgggggtacttttaaatgctaaaacacGTCAGCCAGTGAAAGGCCTGAACTTTGACCCTTCTATCCTGAGCAGTTTGGTCGATTAAATGGTCTAAATCTAGCAACAACACAGAGAATTTCTTACTTAAATATTTACTCAAAATATAGGAATTAGCAGGCACCACTTTGACAATAAAGGGGAAAAGTGGGGTACGGTCCCCTTATCTAAGAATGTAATGTCAACAAAGTCTGGGATTAGAACATTTGACAAACCTTTTGGCAGACAGGGCTGCTCATCCAAGTAAGTCAATcccaaattattaaaatatttttctgaggACAATCTTCAGTCTAACTCTTGTAAGATATGTATCTACATGAAAGGCCTGTATCATTATCACCCCACTACCGTGCTTGATAATTGGTGATgaaatcaaaataatgtttgtCAAACTTTTTAGCTTATAGGACaagggtagggaaccctggtcctcgagagccaccttcctgcatgttttccaatctaCCATGCACTGGCATGTTCTttttggctggacacacctgaaccaggtaatcagtcatgagtagggactcaaacaattagctggttcaggtgtgtcctaccaataagaacatgccagtgCATGGtagattggaaaacatgcaggaaggtgcctcttgaggaccagggttccctacccctgttATAGGATATGTCTAGCCAAAGTAAGGTTGTAAgacttttatatatatttagtcCGTTCTTAGAAATGGTGGGTACTATTTTTATGGCTATCTTGCATTTATtgattttgagagaaaaaaatgcaatctaCCCCGTACAGCTTATTTAATCTGAGATATTTTCCTGTTGATGCTCAACTTCTGTGGGTATGAGATCACTACCACTTACAGGCACTCCCAGGATGTGAGAGAGCTGGTCAGCTTTAGTTTGTCGGAGGCAGTTCCCTGCGTTTGTGACAAAAACTACTGGCACCACAAACTGTCCCTGAGAGTTGACCAACTTCTCAAACGTCTTCTTGGCCGCAGGGATTGGCATCCTTCCCCGAACAAGCACGCCATCGATGTCAAACAACAGGCCAAACCTTGGCTGTGGCTGCAGAAGGACAAGAATGGAACGAGTTGAGCAATTATAAACTTTGTTTATAAACCCAGCATAAGAATAGATAGAGAAAGGtgatttaagtgactttgaaGGTGCCATGGTTCTAAGTGCCAGATTGGCTGTATTTCAGAAAACTGCTCagctactgggattttcacctgCAACCATCTATaaagtttacagagaatggtcagaaaatgagaaaacatcCAATGAGCTGCAGTTCTTTGGACAGAAATgccttttttgtgtcaaaagagAATGGGAAGACCGGTTCCAGATGATAAGTAATAACAACTTAATTAATCACTCGTTACAGTCGAGGTatgcagaagagcatctctgaacacgtccaaccttgaggcagacGAGCTACAGCAGTAGAAGAACACACAGAGTACCACTCCTGCCAGCTAATGGGAAACTGAGACTACAATCCACACAGACTCACTAAAATTGGACAACTGAAGACTGAAAAACTTTTCCTTGGTCTGATAAGTCTACATTTCTGCAACATTCGGATGGTGGgatcagaatttggcatcaacaactaGAAACCATTGATCCATCATACCATCAACGGTATAGGCTGGTGGTGGTGTAGTGGTATGGGAAATATTTTCTCGGCACACAATTGGCCCCCTAATACCAATTAAGAATGATTACAACACCACAACCTActtgagtattgttgctgactaTGTCCATCTTTTGATGGCTACTTCCAGCACGATGACACACAAAAGCTGGAATCAACTTGGACTAGTTTCTAGgacattgtcatgttcaagaaactaGTCTCAGTTGATTCCAGCTTCACCACattcaccagatctcaacccaatagagcACTTTAGGGATGTGGTGGAACTAGtgattggcatcatggatgcgtgatgctatcatgtcgaTATGGTCAAGTCTCTGAGTCTCTGAGGAATATTCTAGTAtctgaatctatgccaccatgGATTAAGGCAGGTCTGGAGGCAAAAGGGGATCCAACCCAATACTAGCAAAATAATAACTGGTAAATAAGTGTAGatcattttatatgacaatagtCTATAACTTTCTGATAAGTGCCAAAAAGCAGATCCATCAGGGTGTCCTGTATCATAAAAGTCAATGATCATAACAGAGGGTGACACAGCACTAGAGTGTATGGAGACGCTGTCATCATTGTGACAAACTGTTCTGTTCTTCATCAAGAACAGAACAGTTTGTTACGACATCTCTAATCCTACGAGTCTTTTAAATGGGTTGCTGGTTCTTTTATAGACAGTGAggtatgacaaaaaaacaaccccaCAGCTGTTTGTCAATGAGGGGGATAACACAGCAATCTACATCTACTGCCCTCCCGGTGCATCAACAAAAGTTGGGTGGAagcgtttttttcttcttcttcccttcAGTAACGgcgaacaaaacaaacatctgacaCGACCACACAAAAGAGCCGCCCCTCTCCGCGGTGCTGTTAGTCTGAGCCAAGCCGAAGCAACAGCTAAGAACCGTACCTTGGTATAAGAATGAGTTCCGCTAAGCCCGCACTGAGAACCCACAAGCCCCGCTTTTCCAGCGGCTGGACGGTTACTCAGAGTACGCAGGCCCCGGTAACACGGTAGGAGTCCCCTCATCTCCTTTGCTTATCACGgggctaaaacaaaaagttaaatcaaagcgatggttttaaataaaaaacgaaaaaaataaacagacacCCGCATGCAGTACGAGCCGGCTCGCACCGGCCACGGTGGCTGAGCTGCTCGGCttgtttttccttaaattaTTTCTCAGCTGTAACGTGACTGGACCAGCTCCGGTGACGTCACatgaggaggtggaggagggtCTCTTTTGCTGCATCTCCATGGCGGAAGGAGATGTGCGGGGAGCTCGGGCCGCAGCTGCACTGCAACCCCCGCTGCCATTTTAGACGACGATGCGGAGTTTAGCGCCGTCCAGAACAGACCAGCACGCGCCGGCGACTCACCGTTTCACCGAATCTTTCCGCCAGAAACGGCGTCGAAAATGGACCTCCgctgttttaaagtcatatttttgaGGGGTTATACGTCTTCGGAAGACTTTTTTTGAAGATGTGAAGTCGCGAAATAGGGCACGGAACTGGCTTGTTCCAGTTTAAAGAGAAGCTCCAActaatttttttgtacattttgtttttatttcgaCACCTtcttcatgtgaaaaaaacaaatgtctccCCTCAAAAGTACCTCTTCACATATAGTAAATAAAACTACTAGACACCGTTATAGCATTAATTAGAAAACTAGGCCTAAATGTTGCAACAATGAAGCGAACATTGAATCCTAATCCAACTTTGACCCAAAAATATAGTTTCActtttcataaatgtaaaaatataacgTTTGACATAAGtttctgtggggaaaaaaatcaccagACACAGCTCCACCCCGTGCTCCTCCAGCTTTATTGAtagtttaaaattacatttctattttCTAGGACTTCAGTTGCACTTTCCTTCCGACTTAAAAACTGAGTACAAGCAAATGGTATTTATACAGTAGTCTAAGTGATATtgtacaaaaataacattttgattttccGTGAAAACATTGTTTCGTTCCCAAATAACTCCAAATTCTGCAGTTCTGACAACTGTTGATGCTCAAATGTTACGCCAAggtatgaaaaacaaacaaaaaaaaagcaattttaaaggAGAAAGTCTACCTTGGACTACTGAGTGATATTTAAATTGTAAACAGATTTCTATAAAAGAGCGTGTTTCTTTTTAtaccttgaaaaaaaattcatttttttttatatcttagTAATATAACATGTAAATTTGTTATCGCCCACTTGTAGCTGCTTGTAGGGGCTGAAATGCATCATGTTATGAACTGTTTCCATGTCGTACTCTCTTGGCCAACTCATATTCCACTAAAACAACCCAAAATAAACCACACATGGAAGTTTGGTTTCCATTTACACCCGTCTTCCATCTCATTTGACTGAGATGCTCATCCACAAGCTCAGAGGTCCTATAGATTCCCGTGTGTTTAGTCCCACTTGTTCATCGCTGATCACCAGTGGCTTGGAAAGGGGGGGTTCTTCAACAAAGCATTATACATAACACCGCTaccaaactaaaacattttattttgtattgaaTGCAGAAAGATATTTTTCACCCCTTTCTTTGTATTACATGTCTAGAGGCTCACTGGCCTGGGACTAGCCTCTGTTAGCCAACCTTTGGCCAGTGAAGAGGATTCAGAGAAAATAATACAACCAACCATCAATCCGAAAAATAAAGGAGGGGCAACAGAGGGCACTGCTTATGCGGTCGCTTCGATGGTGCACTCTTTTGCCAGGTGGCCTGCCTTTCCACAATTGTAGCAGTTAGTCTCGCTGGCTTTACTGCAATGCACTGCGACGTGACCGATCTCACCACACCTACAACAGAAGCAAGAAAACATCGCAAGATGACAACggggcaaaaaaaagaaagaaaaaaaaacatgctcattttaaaaagacGGGAAACTGCGACGCTCACCTGTAGCATTTCACCTTATCACATAGCTTCTGGATGTGACCGAACCCGCCGCAGGAGTAGCACTTCTGCTCGTTGGCATGATCGCAGTCACGCGCCATGTGGCCAGCTTTGCCACAGGTGTAGCACAGCTGCTCCCTCTCCTTCTTGGGCTCCTTGCAATCCCTGGAAATGTGACCACTCCTGTGGCAGTTGTAGCACGCtgacaaacacaagaaaatcaGTTCAAAACCGTTGTTAGCATTAACGGATCGGTCCGAAATTCACAAATATGAT
It encodes:
- the cnbpa gene encoding CCHC-type zinc finger, nucleic acid binding protein a isoform X2; the protein is MEMSSNSECFGCGRPGHWVKHCPNASGTRGRGRGRGRELFCYRCGDQGHMARDCDQTEDACYNCHRSGHISRDCKEPKKEREQLCYTCGKAGHMARDCDHANEQKCYSCGGFGHIQKLCDKVKCYRCGEIGHVAVHCSKASETNCYNCGKAGHLAKECTIEATA
- the cnbpa gene encoding CCHC-type zinc finger, nucleic acid binding protein a isoform X1; its protein translation is MEMSSNSECFGCGRPGHWVKHCPNASGTRGRGRGRGRGKELFCYRCGDQGHMARDCDQTEDACYNCHRSGHISRDCKEPKKEREQLCYTCGKAGHMARDCDHANEQKCYSCGGFGHIQKLCDKVKCYRCGEIGHVAVHCSKASETNCYNCGKAGHLAKECTIEATA
- the zgc:77375 gene encoding haloacid dehalogenase-like hydrolase domain-containing 5; amino-acid sequence: MRGLLPCYRGLRTLSNRPAAGKAGLVGSQCGLSGTHSYTKPQPRFGLLFDIDGVLVRGRMPIPAAKKTFEKLVNSQGQFVVPVVFVTNAGNCLRQTKADQLSHILGVPINQEQVVMSHSPLRMLKKFHDKCVLVSGQGPVLDIATNVGFKNVISIDMLRESYPLLDMVDHNRRPKLPTNSVINLPKVEAVVLFGEPIRWETNLQLIIDVLLTHGNPSGVHQSQVMPHLPLLACNMDLMWMAEANSPRFGHGTFLVCLENIFKKITGRELKYEALMGKPSELTYHFAESLIRSQALERQWKLPITTLYAIGDNLMTDIYGANLYNRYLEERVAEKNPKAVAKMAAVTGSAATVPGVEESDSLWESELALPSATSCKSVLVCTGVYNHSVDVPSDPHRCIKETVFHGHRDFRFEPALVEPDYIVQDVAEAVDLIFEHEKFAPQ